aatggTTAACAAGTAAAAGTTTGTTAATAGTTATTAATTAGTTGTTAACTAGAGTGTCAGAGTTTGTCTGTTCGAGATTAACTAGTTTATCTTTCGATATTAGTTAGTTTATCTACATATAAAgtttgttgtattaattttattatattttattagtataaattctAAGAGATGGAGAACAAATTGAACAGAGATCTAAGAGAAAAGAAGTACCGGAAAAAATAAGAGGCGAAATGCGATGTCAATTTCTCAaaactataatatataattattatatatatatatatatataaggctTAACTGCAGTTTTGGTcttcctattttagttgaatcacaaAAAATAGTCCCTCATTTCATTTCTCCacaattttggtccccaaacagagtttttgtccaaaatttgatgaacaatcattttttttacgtTCACTTAAGCGACACCGTGTCTCAAGATCTCGTGGAGCAataattgtacctgaaatctattatCGTAAATGGTGTTGTGTggcttaaaaaaataacatttcatcAAGTGTtgaatcaaaattttgtttgcaTGATCAAAATtgaggaaaaataaaatgagggactactttcgtgattcagcaaGACCAAAACTGCACAAAGccacacaaaaattaaaagatataagGGATGTCGTGGCATCTGCCCGCTCTCGAGAAGATCCGCCACTGAACCAACTATAGAACAATGTAgtactattaaaaataaaataatgtagtaCTATTGCAAGTTGTTGATGTAAAACTAATCATTACtttgaaatattagttttaaacaACATTAGTCATTGACATCATatattaaacattttattttttgtcttaattctccgattttcaaaagaaagaaattttgatgataatatgAGATATAActagaaaataaagaaaataaataaaatttgatcaatAATTATTCTAATCAAGTTTGAAATCCGATTCTCTCAGATGATTCTTCTTTCATTATAGTTTATTAATCTTTTGAGACCAATcatttagttatatattaaaGTTTCTACAATGTgataattcttttaatttttaagttctaaaataatattaaaaattgttgtaAACAActaatattgataataataatttcacGCACGTTATTATTCAAGGTCCTTAGAATTGGCTGCAAAAAAACATAATCCCATTGCTCATGTACATGTATGTGGAAAGTAATATAATGCTATGTAAATTAACTAGCATGCACATGTAACCATGTGAGGCATTCTTAATCATGCTGTCAAAGACAAAATTTGAATACAAGAGTAACATGAGCATGGctaaatatttataaacttccacccataatttaattaattttctaataTATACACATTTGTTTTAACAAACCTATAGAGACAGGTATATATTGACTATAGAAACATATATGAACAATAATCTAATCCGATTAATTAAACCGGTAGACCCTTCTCAATCTTGTTTAGCCAAAAAATGAAGAGGAagattataaagtaaaaaataaaactatattagTCAAACCTTACATAGTTAAGATGCCAAAGTAATAATAACAAGACAGACAGCTAgattccaaataaaaaaatacaagtacattttttattttaacttaaattttgatcagattaattaaaattgaaaataataagacCAAACATATACTACTAGTATTTATGAATCATTGTTGAATGTAACAGATTCTCCAATAAATATAGGCATTCTCCAAGGAACAAAGAAGAAATTAAGGATCAAAATGATGAAGGGACAATGCATGCCAAAGCTGAAAAGCAATTCGTACAAGAACAAAATTCCATCACCGATGACTTTGTTAGAGCGTTTCAGAGAAGCGGTTTTCCGATTAATGATGATGTCTGCATTTTCAAAAGCCACCACCAACAACGGTGGCTCCGGCGACGAAGAAAGACAGAGACGTTATAGCTACTGTGATACTCACAATAGTGAAGCTGTAGCGGATTGCATAGagtttataaagaaaaaagCTGCGAACGACACTAATGAAAATAGGCACTCTAATGCTAGTTACTTCGTCGACGACACATCTGAGATCGTCGTTTCGATGTCCGTCATGTCATGTAAAGCATAGATACTCTCTACTTATTTTATGGGCAAAAAGGTTTCtatttactaattttattttatttttcaaataattagagggttacaataatactaataatacattcttattgattaaaatttgtaCGAGTCTCACGTAATTTATTGACaattacattaattttaactaataaaataatatattaaaataggcGTATATTGTTAATACTGCATATTTACTAACTATGTATACTCTCTCTTTCAAATTATACaatttctaacaaaatatatgtcacaagttatatattatttgataattttatataaattaaaaaaatatagttaaaataataagttaatttataaaaataccaaaaaatatataaataataataattataaaaataaaatattattaaaaaaaagttaaactaTTAGAGAtgtgtttttaaatttgatataaaaaattagattgctattttatttgtaaaatattagaGATATATTGTTTGTTTAACTGCATTAAATTTGatatgttgtaaaataaaaaaaaaagttaaactattagagatatgtttttaaatttgatataaaaaattagattgctattttatttgtaaaatattagagatttgttgtttgtttaactgcattaaatttgatatgttgtaaaataaaaaaagttaaactattagagatatgtttttaaatttgatataaaaaattagattgctattctatttgtaaaatattagagatatgttgtttgtttaactgcattaaatttgatatttttttaatctaatatattttaatttaaaatattattaatataataacaaaagttaaaaaaaaaactaaaatacatTTAACAGAAAAAACATACAAGATCGGAGtaaaagtagaaaaaaattattgacaaaaaataaaattagattgttattttatttgtaaaatattagagatatgttgtttgtttaactacattaaatttgatatttttttaatttaatatattttattttaaaatattattaatataataaaaaaaataaaaataaaaaactaaaatatatttaacagaAAAAACATACAAGATCAgagtaaaaatagaaaaaaattatcaacaaaaaataaaattagattgttattttatttgtaaactATTAGAGATATGTTGTTTGTTTAACTGCATTAAATTTGatatgttgtaaaataaaaaaaacaattaaactattagagatatgtttttaaatttgatataaaaaattagattgctattttatttgtaaaatattatagatatgttgtttatttaactgtattaaatttgatttttttttaatctaatatattttaatttagaatattattaatataataaaaaagttaaaaaaaatgaactaaaatacatttaacaaaaaaaacatacaaGATCGgagtaaaaatagaaaaaaattattgacaaaatataaaataaaattgttattttatttataaaatattagagatatgttatttttttaactacattaaatttgatatttttttaatttaatatattttattttaaaatattattaatataataaaaaagtaaaaaaaattaaaatacatttaacagaaaaaatatacaagatcggagtaaaaatagaaaaaattatcaacaaaaaataaaattagatagttattttatttgtaaaatatttgagatatgttgtttatttaactgtattaaatttgatattttttaatataatatattttatttttttaataaacttaattttttgaaatattttagttattttttattaattaaattaataattattccattgttaaaaaaaagaaattaaacttaGTATATAGTCCATCCACTTtgttacttttttattaattaattataaagaaTTGAAAAAgatctcttaaaaaaataattattaaagtaATGGACCTTGAAGGCCAATCCACGTCTCTTCTCTACTCTATAAAATAAGAAGGGTTTCAATTTCCTTCCAAAATCAGAAACGGCTGTAGCAAATTCAACAAACGTTCTCTCCAAGGTACTTTCAGTATTCAatcttctttgttttttttatcaataatcatCAATATGTTTCATGTTTTATCGCAAATATCTCGCAAACCAGTAACTTCTCTTTATCTGCTTCTGCTTTTtcctagttttttttttattatgaaaatcATGCTTCTAATTTTCGATGTTTAATTGTTTGAAAGAgcctttttcttcttcaaatatgattttttttcttttatctatttttatttatttattttgatcctTTTGGTTCTAACAACTCAGTTTAGCCATGGAAATAAAATTGGATTCAATTGCCTCTACAAGGGATAGCCAAAGAAGCAATGATGCAAAGAGTAAAATTGATGAGGCAGAATTCccttattttgataatattcCATCCCATATCATTGCTGACATTCTGCTTCAACTTCCCATTAAGTCTCTTCTTACTTGTAAATGTGTTTCCAAAAGTTGGAAAACACTTATTTCAGAACCACATTTTGATAAATTGTACTCTGATAGAGCACGAATTAGTTTCATAATTCGAACCTATAATCATAACTTTATGCCAAAAAACTTTTATCATCTTGAGTGTGAGTCTGAAAAGTTTGAGATTGGAAGAAACAACCCTGTTAAGCTTAATCCCTTATTCAAGCTTCGTCTTTGTTTTGACAAAGAATGTTTGAAGAAAGATAATTATTGGAATAGAAAAAGGCCTTTTATTGGTTGCAAGGCACGTCATGATAAGTGTGGAATTCTGAATTCTTGCAATGGCTTGCTTTGTTTGTGTCATCATAATAATTTAACTCCTTTAGTGATTTTAAATCCAACCACTGGCGATTTCATAAGACTTCCTGAAGTTACTAAAACTCCTAAGAGGTTAAACCCAACTCTGGTAAGAATTGTAGGAAACGCCGGTTTTGGTTTCCATCCTAAAACTGGTGAATATAAGGTTATACATATGTGGTTGAAATATGTTAAGGGGAACCGTGTTATGCCTAACGGTGTTAGCCGTCCCTATGGTTGGGTGTTTGAAGCTATGACCCTTGAGATACACACGCTTGGAACATCATCTTGGAGAAATGTTGAAGTGGATCCTCAATTTTCTATTAAGGAGCTTAAGCATGCCACTTGTGTGAATGGTGCACTTCATTGGATCAGATTTGATAATTGGCAAATGTCAATATTGTGTTTCAACTTTGATAGTGAGATGTTGCAATTATTCCCTTCTCCAccttgttttgaaaataataataataataatgaaatgagTTATGAGATCATCCGCATGGGACAATTAAGTGGATTTCTTTACATATGTTGTGCTTCTGATCAAAATGCTACAATGTGGATTATGAAGAAGTATGGTATTGGAGAATCATGGACTAATGTGTACAATATTGATATTTCCAGCAACCGTCTTTTCCCTTCACCTTTTACTTTATGTTGTCCATTAAAACACTTTGAGGAGGGTGCTATcatattgttatatttatataagtctCATTGTTTTATCTATTATGAACTCGAGAAGAACCGATTCAAAGTTTTTCAAATTCATGAGAATCCACCATTTTTTGAAGTAATTCCACATATTCCAAGTCTAATCTCATTGAAAGATGTTGTGAAAGGAGACAATATTGAGGTGCTAAATATCCACTCAAGGTAAGGATGTTTCTtttaatattctatttttatttttattagatagtTAAATCTGATGCTTTTTTAGAAGTCACAATTGCTTTGAATAATAGGAAAAGTTTCAGCTGGATGAAAAGGGCTTGTTGTTCCCTACAGATCCTACCAATTATGATTGTG
This region of Cicer arietinum cultivar CDC Frontier isolate Library 1 chromosome 8, Cicar.CDCFrontier_v2.0, whole genome shotgun sequence genomic DNA includes:
- the LOC101500175 gene encoding F-box protein At3g07870-like, which gives rise to MEIKLDSIASTRDSQRSNDAKSKIDEAEFPYFDNIPSHIIADILLQLPIKSLLTCKCVSKSWKTLISEPHFDKLYSDRARISFIIRTYNHNFMPKNFYHLECESEKFEIGRNNPVKLNPLFKLRLCFDKECLKKDNYWNRKRPFIGCKARHDKCGILNSCNGLLCLCHHNNLTPLVILNPTTGDFIRLPEVTKTPKRLNPTLVRIVGNAGFGFHPKTGEYKVIHMWLKYVKGNRVMPNGVSRPYGWVFEAMTLEIHTLGTSSWRNVEVDPQFSIKELKHATCVNGALHWIRFDNWQMSILCFNFDSEMLQLFPSPPCFENNNNNNEMSYEIIRMGQLSGFLYICCASDQNATMWIMKKYGIGESWTNVYNIDISSNRLFPSPFTLCCPLKHFEEGAIILLYLYKSHCFIYYELEKNRFKVFQIHENPPFFEVIPHIPSLISLKDVVKGDNIEVLNIHSRCTKFKLPEENEVLSLVQEFVNTRMKITTM